GTTCGCGGTGATCACGCCCTCGAGGCGGTTGAGGATCTCGTTATCGAGCAGCACCGCGCCGAGCACGCTGGTCTCGGCCTCCAGGTTGTGGGGGGGTACCCGTCCCTCCATACGCGCCGTCCCCTACGCCCGCTGTACCGCCGCGGGAGAAGAGTAACCCAGGGCCCAGGACCAGTCTATCCCCTCCAGCGTCCCAAGCCCTGGGGTCCTAGCGGTCGGGTTAGGCCTCTTCCTCCAGCGCCTCCACCACCACCTTGAGGGTCATGGGCACCTCAGGGTGCGGCTTGTACGCGATCGCGTACTCGCCCAGCTCCTTGATGGGTCGGGTGAGGTCCAGCCGCTTCGGGTCGATCTCGATCCCGTGCTGGGCCTTCAAGGCCTCGGCGATGTCGCGGCCGGTGACCGAACCGTAGATCTTGGTCTCGCCCGCCCGCACCCGGATCACGAGCGTCAGGTCCTCCAGGATCTCCTTCAGGCGTTCGGCCTCGGCCTTCCGCTCCGCGGCGCGCTTGGCCTGCGCCCGGATCTTGGCCTCGAGGGCCTTCAGGTTCGATTCCGTCGCGGGGACCGCGTACCCGCGGGGGAACAGGTAGTTGCGGGCGTACCCGGGGCGGACCCGCACCACCTGCCCCACGTCGCCCAGGTTCTCCAGGGGCTCGAGCAGGATTACCTTCATCGCCTTCATCCCGCTGCCTCCTATTTGCGCACCAGCTTCTCGGTGAACGGAACGATCGCCAGGATGCGGGCGCGCTTGATCATCTGGGCGAGGCGGCGCTGGTGTTTCGCGCACACGCCCGTACGGCGGCGCGGCAGAATCTTGCCCGTCTCGGACAAGAACCGCATCAACATCTCCCGGTTCCGGTAGTCGGTGATCTCGAGTTCACCCGTGCAGAACTGGCAAACCTTGGGTTTGCGGAACCTTCTTGGACGCGAGGCTCGTTTCGTGCTCAAAACGGCAAATCCTCCTCCGGCGGGAAATCCTCTAGGCCTTCGTCAATGTCCACCCCACCCGTCTGGGCCATCTGGGAACCGGTCCCGCCACCTCCGGGGCCACGGGTGAGGCGTTCCAGCCGCTGCGCTTCCACCCGCGTGATGAAGCGCCGTTCTCCCGTCTGCGTGGTCCAGGAGTCGTTGACCAGGCGGCCGATCACGAGCACGCCGTCGCCTTTCTTGAGGCTGGCGGCCCACTCGGCCAGGTCCCTCCAGGCTTGAACCTCGACGAAGTGCGTCTTCTCCTGCTCCCCCGCGCGCGTGGAGAACCGTTCGTTCACCGCGAGGCCCATGCGGGTGACCGCGGTGCCTTGCGGCGTGTAGCGCAGCTCGGGGTCGCGCGTGAGGTTGCCGATCAGCGTGACCTGGTTCAACCCCGCACGCAGCCGCTCCTGCCCCCGGGCGTCGGTCACGGTCAGGTCCGCGCCCTTGCCCTCGGGGTTCAGGGGTTCGATCCGGTCCACGCGCACGTCCAGCGCGCTGCGACGACCGCCCTCGGCCTCCCAGCTGCGGTAGTCGAGCCGCCCCTCCACGAACACCGGCGTGCCCGCCGCGAGCTGGTCCGCGAAAAGCTCCGCGTACCGCCCGAACATCTTGACGCGGTGGTACCAGGCGAGCTCCCGGGGCGTGCCGGCCTCGTCCACGATCTGGTCGTTGCCGGCCACGGTCACCTCGAGGACCGCAAGCCCCCCGGGGGTGTAGCGGAGCTCAGGGGTTTGGGTCACGCTTCCAATTAGATAGACGCGGTTCAAGCCTTTCGCCATGGGACCATTCTACGCCTTCTTGGTCCGCCACTCCGGACGATCACGCACGATGAGGACCCGGCGCACGTTATCGCGGACGCGCAGTTCGTTCTCCAGGGGTTTCGCCTTGGCCGGCTCGAGCTCCACGGTGTAGAAGAGGTAGTACCCCTGGGTGTCCTTCTGGATGGGGTACGCCAGCCGGCGGTTGCCCCACTCCTCCACGCCCTTCACCTCGGCGCCGAACCGCTCGAGGGCCTGCTGGATCATGTCCTTCTCGAACTGAAGCTGGTTCGGCTCGAGGTTGGGGTTGAGGATGATGTTCACGTCGTACTGCGGCATGTTCACCTCCTTTCCCTTTGGGATTGGGCCGCTACGGGCCACGGCTAGCCATTATAGCAGGGAAAGGGGGGGCAAGCCACCGTTACTCGAGCTCGGCGAGCATCCGCCGGGCCCGCTCCTGGTCGAACCGGTCCCGCGCGCTTTGGGCGGGCAGCGAAAGGGCCGCCTCCAGCTGGGCGCGTGCCTGCTCGGTGCGATTCATGCGCGAGAGGGCTTCGGCGTACTCCACCCGGTGGATGATCACCTCGGGCTCGAGGGCGATCGCCTCCTCGAAGAGGGGAATGACCCGGTCCATCCGCGCACCGTACAAGAACCCCACGCCGCGCTGCGCGAGCTCCAGGTTCCACAACGCCAGCGCGGTGCGCGCCCCGGCGTGCTGGGGGTCGAGCTCCAGGGTTTTGTTGAGGACGTTCCGCACCTCGCTCGCCAGGAAGAGGCTTTGCAGGATCCCGCGGTACTGCGCGAGCCGCCCCAGGGCCCGGCCCAGCTCGAAGTACCCCTCCGCGTAGTTCGGGTCGAGCTCGATCGCACGCCGCGCCGCCTGCTCGGCGCGGCTGAACCACATCTCGCGCTCGGCGTCGTTCTCCGCGAGGTAGATCGCCTGGAAGCTCGCGGCCTGCGCGGCGAGGGCCAGGCTCTTGGCCGTGTTCGCTTCGAGGGCCTGCGCGTAGGCCTCCTGGAACCGTCCCTCGGCGATAAGGGCTTTTGGTTGGGCCCAGACCAGGCCGCACAGGATCCCTAGGATAAAGACAACCTTCCGCATACGGACCTCCTTAAACGGTTTCGTGTCAGCCCCATCTTAATCAATCCGCTGAACGGAAACATGCTAGAGTTGGGGTATGCGGTTCCTGTGGGGCGTGCTCCTGCTCCTCGGGGGGGCGGTGGCCCAGCTCAACCCCGGACCGGCCGGGCACTACGCTCGCTGCCAAGCCTTGTACCAGGAGGGCGACCTGGAAAGCGCCGCGGCGACCTGCGAGCTGGCGTTGACCGCGGACGAGCGGTTCGTGCCCGCCTTGAAGCTGCTCGCGCGCATCCATCTGGACCGCGGCCAGCCGAAGGAAGCCGAAGCCTACCTCGAGCGCCTAACGGCACTCACCCCCACGGACCCGGAGGTGGGGGTGTTGGTGGCCCGCCACCGCCTGGCGGTAGGCCGGCCGGCCGAAGCCCTGACCCTGTTAGCGGACCGCCGGGAGGCCGAAGCCTTATGGCTCAAGGGGCAGGCCCTGGCCGCGCTGGGGCGGTACCCGGAGGCGCTCGAGGCTCTGCAGGCGGCCTGGGAGGCGGGAGAGGTGCGCGCTCGGCTGGACGCGGCCCGGGTGTACGAGCGGCTCGGGCGTCCGACCGAGGCCCTCGCGGTCCTGCCGGAGGCGGGGCCGGAGGTGGCGGTGCTGCGCGGCCGCCTCCTGTTGGCGGCGGGGGAGCTGGACGCGGCGGCCCGAGTGCTGGAGGACACCCTGCCCCAACTCAACCCCTTGGGGGCAGCGTACCTCGAGGCGTTGACCGCTTTGGCCCTTGCCTACTACGGTCAGGGGGAGTTCTACCGCGGCGGGACCGTACTGCGGCAGCTCGGGACGCGCGTGAACCTCGCGGGCCTCGTGTGGCGGAAGGCGTGGCTGTGGGGGGTGGGGGTCATCCTCCTCTTGGCCCTGCACCTCTACGCGGAGAGCCGGATCGAGCCCGTGAGCGCGGTGGAGATCGGCGGCGCGCCCAGCTGGGGCGTGGGCTCGGTCTACGCCGTCTTCCTGATGGGCTGGGGGGTCGCGGCCGCGGTTGCTCTTCTGGTGGGCTGGGGGGTGTACGGTAACCTCCTCGCGGTCTTCACCCCGGTGCAGCGGGAGGTGGTACGTCCGGCCTTCTACCTGAGCCTCGGCGCGGCGCTGCTGCTCTTCTCCGCGTGGCGGGTGCGCCGCAGCGGCCTCGAGGCGCGGGCCCTTTTAGGGCACCCGGCCGTCTGGCCGGTGGGGCTGGGGGTTGGGGTCTTCCTCGCCGCGGCGCTCGTGCTGTACGCTTGGCTGGCCCGCGCGGTTGGGGGGCTCGAGGCCTTCCCGGTGGCGCTCGTGCCGTGGGGGGCGCTGGCCTTTATAGGGTTTGCGTTGGCGGAGGTGGCGTTTCGCGGGTTCGCCTTCGCTGCGTTCCGGGAGCGGTACGGGCCGGACCTGGCCCCGTACTTTACGGTGCTGGCCCCGGCGCTCGTGCTGATGAGCCCGCTGCTCCTTTGGGTGGGGGTGGGGGCGGGGCTGTACTGGGTGCGCCACCGTTGGGACAGCGTCCTGCCGGGCGCGGTGGGGTTCGCGCTCGTGGGTGGGGCGATCGCCTTGTTGGGGCAGGCGCCGTGGGTGCGGGCCCTGTTCTAGACGATAAAGGGCGGCCGGAAGGCCGCCGGTCAAGGAAGGGGGATGGGCTGCCAGCCCAAGGTCCAGTTTGCGCGGGGGGCGGGCAGGGGGGCGTGATATTGCGCACACCCTTTAATTGGACTCGATACAGGAAACTGGGGTTCCGGAGACGGGCAAACGCCGGCGTGTAGGCTGAGGAAGCCATGGCGATGCAAGGCACACCGCGCACCGTCTTCTTCCTCTCGGACTTCGGGGTGGAGGACGCCTACGTCGGGATCGTCAAGGCCGTCATGGAGGGCATTGCGCCTGGAGTGCGGATCGTGGACCTGGCGCACGCCCTGCCCCCCCAGGACCTGCGCCGCGCCGCTTACCAGCTCTACGAGGCGGTGCCCTACCTGCCCCAAGGTGCGGTGGTGCTCGCGGTGGTGGACCCCGGGGTGGGCTCGAGCCGCCGCGGGCTGGTGGTCGTGGGGGAGCGGCTCGTGTACGTGGCCCCGGACAACGGGCTGCTCACGCTCGCGTGGTTGCGGGACCCGCCCCGGCGGGCCTACGCCTTGGAGAACCCCGCCTACCGGCTGCCGGGGGTGTCGGCCACCTTCCACGGGCGGGACGTGTTCGGCCCCGCCGCGGCTCACCTGGCGCGCGGGGTGCCGCCCGAGGCCTTCGGCGCCGAGGTTCCGGTGGCGGCGTTGCAGCGGCTGCCGGTGCGGCTGGG
This region of Marinithermus hydrothermalis DSM 14884 genomic DNA includes:
- the rplI gene encoding 50S ribosomal protein L9, giving the protein MKVILLEPLENLGDVGQVVRVRPGYARNYLFPRGYAVPATESNLKALEAKIRAQAKRAAERKAEAERLKEILEDLTLVIRVRAGETKIYGSVTGRDIAEALKAQHGIEIDPKRLDLTRPIKELGEYAIAYKPHPEVPMTLKVVVEALEEEA
- the rpsR gene encoding 30S ribosomal protein S18; this translates as MSTKRASRPRRFRKPKVCQFCTGELEITDYRNREMLMRFLSETGKILPRRRTGVCAKHQRRLAQMIKRARILAIVPFTEKLVRK
- a CDS encoding single-stranded DNA-binding protein; amino-acid sequence: MAKGLNRVYLIGSVTQTPELRYTPGGLAVLEVTVAGNDQIVDEAGTPRELAWYHRVKMFGRYAELFADQLAAGTPVFVEGRLDYRSWEAEGGRRSALDVRVDRIEPLNPEGKGADLTVTDARGQERLRAGLNQVTLIGNLTRDPELRYTPQGTAVTRMGLAVNERFSTRAGEQEKTHFVEVQAWRDLAEWAASLKKGDGVLVIGRLVNDSWTTQTGERRFITRVEAQRLERLTRGPGGGGTGSQMAQTGGVDIDEGLEDFPPEEDLPF
- the rpsF gene encoding 30S ribosomal protein S6, producing the protein MPQYDVNIILNPNLEPNQLQFEKDMIQQALERFGAEVKGVEEWGNRRLAYPIQKDTQGYYLFYTVELEPAKAKPLENELRVRDNVRRVLIVRDRPEWRTKKA
- a CDS encoding tetratricopeptide repeat protein, whose product is MRKVVFILGILCGLVWAQPKALIAEGRFQEAYAQALEANTAKSLALAAQAASFQAIYLAENDAEREMWFSRAEQAARRAIELDPNYAEGYFELGRALGRLAQYRGILQSLFLASEVRNVLNKTLELDPQHAGARTALALWNLELAQRGVGFLYGARMDRVIPLFEEAIALEPEVIIHRVEYAEALSRMNRTEQARAQLEAALSLPAQSARDRFDQERARRMLAELE
- a CDS encoding tetratricopeptide repeat protein translates to MRFLWGVLLLLGGAVAQLNPGPAGHYARCQALYQEGDLESAAATCELALTADERFVPALKLLARIHLDRGQPKEAEAYLERLTALTPTDPEVGVLVARHRLAVGRPAEALTLLADRREAEALWLKGQALAALGRYPEALEALQAAWEAGEVRARLDAARVYERLGRPTEALAVLPEAGPEVAVLRGRLLLAAGELDAAARVLEDTLPQLNPLGAAYLEALTALALAYYGQGEFYRGGTVLRQLGTRVNLAGLVWRKAWLWGVGVILLLALHLYAESRIEPVSAVEIGGAPSWGVGSVYAVFLMGWGVAAAVALLVGWGVYGNLLAVFTPVQREVVRPAFYLSLGAALLLFSAWRVRRSGLEARALLGHPAVWPVGLGVGVFLAAALVLYAWLARAVGGLEAFPVALVPWGALAFIGFALAEVAFRGFAFAAFRERYGPDLAPYFTVLAPALVLMSPLLLWVGVGAGLYWVRHRWDSVLPGAVGFALVGGAIALLGQAPWVRALF
- a CDS encoding SAM hydrolase/SAM-dependent halogenase family protein yields the protein MQGTPRTVFFLSDFGVEDAYVGIVKAVMEGIAPGVRIVDLAHALPPQDLRRAAYQLYEAVPYLPQGAVVLAVVDPGVGSSRRGLVVVGERLVYVAPDNGLLTLAWLRDPPRRAYALENPAYRLPGVSATFHGRDVFGPAAAHLARGVPPEAFGAEVPVAALQRLPVRLGRGPGGEVLTFDRFGNAITTIQAPLPPGVRAVEVAGRPVPLARYYAEVAPGAPLALVGSSGLVEVSVREGSAREALGLREGDPVRLVGL